Proteins from a single region of Dyadobacter fanqingshengii:
- the ruvX gene encoding Holliday junction resolvase RuvX has translation MPRLLAIDYGAKRTGIAVTDPLQIIATALDTVRTHDLTEFLKKYAVSEPIEAFIVGMPKRLDNTESENAARVTAFIKVLKKTFPEIPVHTHDERFTSSMALQSMIASGSKKSDRRDKGNIDKISATIILQSYMESRR, from the coding sequence ATGCCGCGTCTTTTGGCGATTGATTATGGTGCCAAACGCACCGGTATTGCTGTCACAGATCCTTTACAGATCATTGCAACTGCCCTTGATACGGTCAGGACGCATGATCTTACGGAGTTTTTGAAAAAATACGCAGTCAGTGAGCCGATCGAAGCATTTATAGTTGGAATGCCCAAAAGGCTTGATAACACTGAAAGTGAAAATGCGGCAAGAGTAACCGCCTTTATCAAGGTTTTGAAAAAAACATTTCCGGAAATTCCTGTGCACACGCATGATGAAAGATTCACGTCATCGATGGCATTGCAATCCATGATCGCCTCAGGATCTAAAAAGAGCGATAGGCGTGATAAGGGCAACATTGATAAAATAAGCGCCACGATCATTCTCCAGTCTTATATGGAGAGCAGAAGATAA